The following proteins are co-located in the Leptospira weilii genome:
- a CDS encoding DUF2905 domain-containing protein: MENFAKPFLILGFLFLCVGLLILYGNKISFLSYLGKLPGDIRIEKENFRFYFPLTTSILASILISLILFLIQKFKSGSP; the protein is encoded by the coding sequence ATGGAAAATTTTGCCAAACCGTTTTTGATTTTAGGTTTTTTGTTTTTGTGTGTCGGTCTCTTGATTCTTTACGGAAACAAAATTTCTTTTCTAAGTTATTTAGGAAAACTGCCAGGTGATATCCGCATTGAAAAGGAAAACTTTCGGTTTTATTTTCCTTTGACTACCTCGATATTAGCGAGCATTCTAATCTCTCTGATTCTTTTTTTGATTCAAAAATTCAAAAGCGGTTCTCCGTGA
- a CDS encoding ATP-binding protein encodes MKDSKKLLLVKHNEGSYVMFLPNDLTSVRELRSALKSSLLENSFSNKAVIDIELAADEALTNSISANVISGSKEMIICRWKIKDHKFTMWIMDYGSGLKSPKLESFPVDIRVTNLDEYLNRVKQHQEKKRETLPLKGVRIPHRNVGRGLQIIQSLMDTFKITYHCGEGQISSDPDERNIQGSIIELGFDSSKHLV; translated from the coding sequence ATGAAGGATTCCAAGAAATTATTGCTAGTGAAACATAATGAAGGTTCTTACGTTATGTTTCTTCCCAATGATTTAACTAGTGTCAGAGAACTCCGGTCGGCTTTGAAAAGTTCCCTTTTAGAAAATTCTTTTTCAAACAAAGCCGTCATTGATATCGAATTGGCAGCGGACGAAGCGCTTACAAATTCGATTTCGGCTAATGTCATATCGGGTTCTAAAGAAATGATCATCTGCCGTTGGAAGATCAAGGATCATAAGTTTACAATGTGGATCATGGATTACGGTTCCGGACTCAAATCCCCAAAACTGGAATCTTTTCCCGTAGACATTCGGGTAACCAACCTCGATGAATATTTAAACCGCGTCAAACAACACCAGGAAAAAAAACGCGAAACCCTTCCTCTGAAGGGAGTTCGAATCCCACATCGGAATGTAGGAAGAGGACTTCAGATCATTCAGTCGTTGATGGATACTTTCAAAATCACGTATCATTGTGGAGAGGGGCAAATCTCGTCTGACCCTGATGAGAGAAACATCCAAGGATCCATCATCGAACTTGGTTTTGATTCTTCCAAACATCTCGTATAA
- a CDS encoding LIC_13346 family putative lipoprotein, whose translation MKTVFRILQSIPIRSGIFNIHILIIHVSFFLFQCGNIQEILWRDSKSLSENYASQIFFAVSPFVSLYYEPSSFQARYVILRSQFGKNEMIQGNLKYLELSRKSEQSGKILLEVSEWKGATTRNPNDNRKIEFSPAFVIKRLETSSNKSESPALEPRKEIFNDVKKEFVVSDEGSLREAEEIRIVPGIGTLKWKHSPRGILFKVMQTEFISANGTATFSRDYDYDSLEYPPAIRLTGMIPVLPLRKTEVSTEYYCLDFPSEIDLTTLRENEVKKSVSFYDLAVNKPFTTTANFKNYPIIRISNEKNQFQ comes from the coding sequence ATGAAAACCGTATTCAGAATTTTGCAGTCGATTCCGATTCGATCCGGGATTTTTAATATCCATATTCTTATCATACACGTTTCTTTCTTTTTGTTTCAATGCGGAAATATTCAGGAAATTTTATGGAGGGATTCAAAATCCCTTTCCGAAAATTACGCCTCGCAAATTTTCTTTGCGGTCTCTCCATTTGTTTCGTTATACTACGAACCTTCCAGTTTTCAAGCTCGTTACGTTATTTTGAGATCTCAATTCGGAAAGAACGAGATGATTCAAGGAAATTTAAAATATCTGGAATTGTCTCGAAAGAGTGAACAATCGGGAAAAATTCTCTTAGAGGTTTCGGAATGGAAAGGAGCAACGACGCGAAATCCAAACGATAATCGAAAAATCGAATTTTCTCCCGCCTTCGTAATCAAACGTCTTGAAACTTCTTCGAACAAATCCGAAAGTCCCGCTCTTGAACCGAGAAAGGAAATTTTCAACGATGTAAAAAAAGAATTTGTAGTCAGCGACGAAGGGAGCCTTAGGGAAGCCGAAGAAATTAGAATTGTTCCCGGAATCGGAACGCTTAAATGGAAACATAGCCCAAGAGGAATCCTTTTTAAAGTCATGCAGACCGAATTTATTTCTGCAAACGGAACCGCAACTTTTTCCAGAGATTACGATTACGATTCGCTCGAATATCCTCCGGCGATCAGATTGACCGGGATGATTCCGGTTCTTCCACTTCGAAAAACAGAAGTTTCTACGGAATATTACTGTTTAGATTTTCCTTCCGAAATCGATTTGACGACTCTGAGAGAGAATGAAGTTAAAAAATCCGTTTCATTTTACGATCTTGCCGTAAATAAACCATTTACCACAACGGCTAATTTCAAAAATTATCCTATCATAAGAATTTCTAACGAGAAAAACCAATTCCAATGA
- a CDS encoding FFLEELY motif protein, with protein sequence MSDLAVKKLKAARAEVVRAQVERFRVFYASYFHLEETIPMVEYFFEKIYNLEGREVWLHLAMDTYQKVKGMMKETSRENIEYLIELNNLTEELDTIFAKHLVDSGWDGKRLSREEYDLHYGQMGHYKERMRQLEIVLRNLKVFYELAHRPISAYLIKPARFMASLFGVSALFQSVEEAYNATLPVSANIFNSFYEEVKKKETEYIHTLLGENRKEA encoded by the coding sequence ATGAGCGATCTCGCAGTTAAAAAACTAAAAGCGGCAAGAGCGGAAGTTGTTCGAGCGCAGGTGGAACGGTTTCGCGTTTTTTACGCGAGCTATTTTCATTTGGAAGAAACGATTCCAATGGTCGAGTATTTCTTCGAAAAAATCTATAACTTAGAAGGAAGAGAAGTCTGGCTTCATCTTGCAATGGATACATACCAAAAAGTAAAAGGTATGATGAAAGAAACTTCTCGCGAGAACATCGAGTATCTGATCGAACTCAACAATCTTACGGAGGAACTGGATACTATCTTTGCCAAACATCTGGTGGATTCGGGTTGGGACGGCAAACGTTTGAGCAGGGAAGAATATGATCTTCACTACGGCCAAATGGGTCACTATAAAGAACGAATGAGACAGTTGGAAATCGTTTTACGGAACTTAAAAGTTTTTTATGAATTGGCCCATAGACCGATTAGCGCTTATTTAATCAAACCGGCTCGATTTATGGCTTCTCTTTTCGGAGTGTCCGCCTTATTTCAAAGCGTAGAAGAGGCGTATAACGCGACTCTTCCCGTTTCCGCAAACATATTCAATTCTTTTTATGAAGAAGTGAAAAAGAAAGAAACGGAATACATTCATACTTTACTGGGAGAAAATCGCAAAGAAGCATGA
- a CDS encoding IS5 family transposase (programmed frameshift), with product MDLSNDQWKILEPLIIEPNVREDGKGRPRMDARSILNGILWILRTGAQWKELPDRYPPYQTCHRRFQEWNRNGTMRNMIRSLASDLKERGGIDIEESFIDGTFVPAKKGVQKLGKTKRGKGTKIMAIGDSQGLPIAFCTENASPHEVTLVEQTLENLFIEENPKRMIGDKAYDSDGLDEHILQQYETKIIAPHRKKRKQPTQDGRGLRRYKRRWKIERLFAWLQNFRRLVVRYEYYDFNFDGFIALGCAMILLRHF from the exons ATGGATTTAAGCAACGATCAATGGAAAATATTGGAGCCTCTGATAATTGAGCCTAACGTTCGTGAAGATGGAAAAGGTCGTCCTCGTATGGATGCTCGTTCAATCTTAAATGGAATTCTTTGGATATTGCGCACAGGAGCTCAGTGGAAGGAATTGCCGGATCGTTATCCTCCATATCAAACATGCCATCGTCGCTTTCAAGAATGGAACCGAAATGGAACGATGCGGAATATGATTCGTAGTTTAGCCTCCGATTTGAAAGAACGCGGAGGAATAGATATAGAAGAATCCTTTATAGACGGCACATTTGTTCCTGCAAAAAAAGGGGTCCAAAAGT TGGGGAAAACCAAACGTGGGAAGGGTACAAAGATCATGGCAATCGGAGACAGCCAAGGTCTTCCTATCGCCTTTTGCACGGAAAATGCTTCGCCCCATGAAGTCACGTTAGTGGAGCAAACATTAGAAAATCTTTTTATAGAAGAAAATCCAAAACGAATGATCGGTGACAAAGCATACGATAGCGACGGTTTAGACGAACACATTTTGCAACAGTATGAAACGAAAATCATTGCACCGCATAGAAAGAAAAGAAAACAACCGACACAAGATGGTCGAGGATTGAGGCGTTACAAACGACGATGGAAAATCGAGCGTCTTTTTGCCTGGCTTCAAAACTTTAGAAGACTCGTAGTCCGTTATGAATATTACGATTTTAATTTCGATGGGTTTATTGCTCTCGGATGTGCTATGATCCTTCTTAGGCATTTTTGA
- a CDS encoding DUF455 family protein, which yields MTLNEFARNVLLGSSLEDKLFSPSLPPIDVRSFNFLNIPSLPVREKKIRTSEQKSKIPRLEQLFKEENRFITLHHFANHELMAIELFAWAILKFQDAASSVRFGLYRTLLEEQTHLRMYLSEMKKGGMELGDRPLNSIFWKQVPRMQTLEKFYAIMAISFEGANLDFSKIYTMAFERFKDLEKANIMKKVYEDEIKHVRRGYHYVKKRIPDSKDEWDYYLSLIEFPFTPRRAKGYHYFPETRIQAGFSEEFATKLGRYEDEYTGKVNSRILKEVLDLS from the coding sequence ATGACCTTAAATGAGTTCGCGAGAAATGTGCTTCTCGGTTCCAGTCTTGAAGATAAGTTGTTTTCACCCTCCCTTCCACCGATCGACGTTCGTTCTTTCAATTTTTTGAATATACCTTCCTTACCGGTTCGGGAAAAAAAAATTCGGACCTCCGAACAAAAGAGTAAAATTCCAAGACTGGAGCAGTTATTCAAGGAAGAGAATCGTTTTATCACTCTGCATCATTTTGCGAATCACGAATTGATGGCGATCGAACTTTTTGCCTGGGCCATTCTTAAGTTTCAAGATGCGGCGTCTTCTGTCCGATTCGGTTTGTATAGAACTCTTTTGGAAGAGCAGACTCACCTAAGAATGTATCTTTCCGAAATGAAAAAGGGCGGAATGGAACTGGGAGATCGGCCTCTCAATTCCATTTTTTGGAAACAGGTTCCGAGAATGCAAACCCTCGAAAAGTTTTACGCGATCATGGCAATCTCTTTTGAGGGAGCTAATCTTGATTTTTCAAAGATTTACACAATGGCTTTCGAACGTTTCAAAGATTTGGAAAAAGCCAATATTATGAAAAAGGTTTACGAAGACGAGATCAAACACGTCCGTCGTGGTTATCACTATGTCAAAAAACGGATTCCCGATTCTAAAGACGAATGGGACTATTATCTTTCTTTGATCGAGTTTCCGTTTACTCCGAGAAGGGCCAAAGGATATCATTACTTTCCGGAAACGAGAATCCAGGCTGGATTTTCGGAAGAATTTGCAACGAAGCTGGGAAGATACGAAGACGAGTATACCGGAAAAGTAAATTCTCGAATTTTAAAAGAGGTTTTGGATCTGAGTTAA
- a CDS encoding OmpA/MotB family protein yields MSRLRRQLLERAHRKGESHENRERWLLTYADMITLLLGLFIIMYSISQVDQAKLKQVADVIRGGFGLGESFFQGSAIKIEDDPMLQPKTQLYRFWERISYTLRKLKEKAKLNIGIQETEEIKIVLFGSSLGEGRFQPDEEMVFAFQKISELSSAMDVDITLKVQIPYGNEAAQKGFRNVWEYNAYRAELIADSLSQNYKIPKEKISIEASSSYKPVQSSTATPEGRASGERIEIFIRKKSEH; encoded by the coding sequence ATGAGTCGACTTCGTAGACAACTTCTGGAAAGAGCGCACCGCAAAGGGGAATCTCATGAGAACCGAGAGCGTTGGCTTTTGACTTATGCGGATATGATCACACTCCTTTTGGGTTTATTTATCATTATGTATTCGATCTCTCAAGTCGATCAGGCAAAGCTCAAACAAGTCGCCGATGTGATCCGGGGCGGTTTCGGTTTGGGGGAATCTTTCTTCCAAGGAAGTGCGATTAAAATTGAAGACGATCCTATGCTTCAACCTAAAACTCAGCTTTATCGTTTTTGGGAAAGAATCAGTTACACTTTAAGGAAACTTAAAGAAAAAGCCAAACTCAATATTGGAATTCAAGAAACCGAAGAGATCAAAATTGTACTTTTCGGTTCCTCTTTGGGGGAAGGTCGATTCCAACCGGACGAAGAAATGGTTTTCGCATTTCAGAAAATATCTGAATTATCTTCCGCGATGGACGTGGATATTACTCTTAAAGTTCAAATTCCTTACGGAAACGAAGCCGCCCAAAAAGGTTTTAGAAACGTTTGGGAGTACAATGCGTATCGCGCAGAATTGATCGCAGATTCGTTGTCTCAAAATTATAAAATTCCCAAGGAAAAAATTTCCATCGAAGCTTCCAGTTCGTACAAACCCGTACAATCTTCCACAGCAACTCCAGAAGGAAGAGCGTCCGGGGAAAGAATAGAAATTTTTATCCGTAAAAAATCGGAACACTGA
- a CDS encoding LA_2478/LA_2722/LA_4182 family protein, with amino-acid sequence MKRNISLFTIYTFGIFFFLSSSFCKKNNLPPGIQDDKWREESSELVSAYCQKLASCTKGVKDSSSSTEPPDLKYSSQELIQEKLKPANCAEKFRSSNAYLLANENPETIKKTVRGCFQAVIGGNCEKIRKGVLKLSEDCVRLRAIQFKRN; translated from the coding sequence ATGAAACGGAATATATCGCTATTTACAATTTATACTTTTGGAATATTCTTCTTTTTGAGTTCGTCTTTCTGCAAAAAAAACAACTTACCGCCTGGAATTCAGGACGACAAATGGAGAGAGGAATCTTCCGAACTTGTCTCCGCGTATTGTCAAAAACTTGCAAGTTGTACAAAGGGAGTCAAAGATTCTAGTTCTTCTACAGAACCGCCAGATTTGAAATATTCTTCACAAGAGTTGATTCAAGAAAAGTTAAAACCCGCAAATTGCGCCGAAAAATTTCGGAGTTCGAACGCGTACTTATTGGCAAACGAAAATCCGGAAACAATCAAAAAAACAGTCAGAGGTTGCTTCCAAGCAGTGATCGGCGGAAATTGTGAAAAAATTCGAAAAGGAGTTTTAAAACTCTCCGAGGATTGTGTTCGACTCCGGGCTATCCAATTCAAACGGAATTAG
- a CDS encoding LIC13341 family surface-exposed protein has product MNTFSFRFRRIFSVSFTTRVKTQISHSKTVLHRKFGTAYSTFRVLFVLGQILFTACFKTPIYFVGKIKLVTQRIVFINARRVLSLALRFLESSTIEFFLGQVLIIFLFLGCSPKMPSDSRIVELLFSSADRKNPNVLLKKAGNLDEDQELESFSLVRNGTEEVLGIFKKKEGEWFLLGKFSFSLLNIGPLRYDSSKSSWLSGESDSGKKESGFVVKRILMEELPGDGFNSLFLEVLSEEPPLGLFSVPYAIRKGQKILDGLLSLKDHEFLIKSKRADFDYNKTEKNITIFPSNRSYAQNFIFNGWEMVPDIPRVAVPSLLSLEAPKEWKKGIPGEVTLWFKNRGSYAGVTYLSLSFPEGGKVTIDTTKEGQRIYSPGSNVFSSAGKYISSVFPLIEVTKESWGRNHKYGIRFSLTPDRDGTPSVLFRSSTRMGKEVVNLPNQFGSIQKQTDQQGFVSYKLDLVSKQE; this is encoded by the coding sequence ATGAACACATTCTCATTTCGTTTTAGAAGGATCTTTTCCGTTTCGTTTACTACCCGCGTTAAAACTCAAATTTCCCATTCCAAAACGGTCTTACATCGGAAGTTCGGAACCGCTTATTCTACATTCCGAGTTTTGTTCGTTTTAGGTCAGATTCTATTTACAGCGTGTTTCAAAACCCCAATTTACTTTGTCGGAAAGATCAAGCTGGTAACTCAACGTATCGTTTTTATTAACGCTCGAAGGGTTTTGTCCCTGGCGCTACGATTCTTAGAGAGCAGTACCATTGAGTTTTTTTTGGGACAGGTTCTTATCATTTTTTTATTTCTCGGTTGTTCTCCCAAAATGCCTTCCGATTCTCGGATCGTCGAACTTTTGTTTTCATCCGCTGACCGAAAGAATCCTAATGTGTTATTGAAAAAAGCGGGCAATTTGGACGAGGATCAGGAGTTAGAATCTTTCTCATTGGTTCGCAACGGAACGGAAGAGGTTTTGGGAATTTTCAAAAAGAAAGAAGGAGAATGGTTTTTACTCGGGAAATTTTCCTTTTCCCTACTGAATATCGGTCCACTTCGCTACGACTCCTCTAAGTCTTCCTGGCTTTCCGGGGAATCCGATTCCGGGAAAAAGGAATCAGGTTTCGTAGTTAAGAGAATTCTAATGGAAGAACTTCCCGGAGACGGGTTTAATTCTCTTTTTTTGGAAGTATTAAGCGAAGAGCCTCCTCTCGGACTTTTTTCGGTACCTTACGCGATCCGTAAAGGTCAGAAAATTTTGGACGGTCTTTTGTCTTTGAAAGATCACGAATTTTTAATCAAGTCCAAACGAGCCGATTTCGATTATAATAAAACCGAAAAGAACATCACGATTTTTCCTTCCAATCGCAGCTATGCTCAGAATTTTATCTTTAACGGCTGGGAAATGGTTCCGGATATACCGCGAGTGGCGGTACCTTCTCTTCTTTCTTTGGAAGCTCCGAAAGAATGGAAAAAGGGAATTCCGGGAGAAGTGACTCTTTGGTTTAAAAATCGAGGTTCTTACGCAGGCGTGACGTATCTTTCCCTTTCATTTCCCGAGGGTGGAAAAGTAACCATAGATACTACAAAAGAAGGACAAAGAATTTATTCTCCCGGTTCAAACGTATTCTCCTCAGCGGGTAAATACATCAGTTCTGTATTTCCTCTTATTGAAGTTACGAAGGAAAGCTGGGGAAGAAATCATAAATACGGAATTCGATTTTCTTTAACTCCGGATAGGGACGGTACTCCGAGCGTTCTGTTCCGTTCTTCAACGCGAATGGGAAAAGAAGTCGTCAATCTTCCGAATCAATTCGGATCGATTCAAAAACAAACCGATCAGCAAGGTTTCGTTTCCTACAAATTGGATTTGGTTTCTAAACAAGAATGA
- a CDS encoding M14 family zinc carboxypeptidase, translating to MLRGLKRLNRYDKKILKILKLGGKLASLSQIGFSRKTSEGFRFPIHALKIGTEKGIKEHPVGIMAGVHGLETIGILILLDFLEYVLHPNSTGYIPELEKGKLGIVVLPIVNPGGVVLKQRSNPAGVDLMRNSGIAAIKPFLFFGGQKISKRLPYFRGNGLEPESKALFRLVYESFFTVKDAIIPVLDLHSGFGTVDNVWWPYAFTKAPCPDTSSYQKIEKHLKHHCGHIHFQYGPQSETYTTHGDLWDKLYDQYRDYHKNSRNWNSKLLPLTLEVGTWSDIKEDPFKLFRKRGIFNPASFNKIETVGRYRGFLRDFVRLGLTKPKDWERDFVYRKKAD from the coding sequence ATGTTACGCGGTCTTAAAAGGCTCAATCGGTATGATAAGAAAATTCTGAAAATTTTAAAACTAGGGGGCAAACTTGCATCTCTCAGTCAAATCGGATTTTCCAGAAAAACTTCGGAAGGATTTCGATTTCCGATTCATGCGTTAAAAATCGGAACGGAAAAGGGCATCAAAGAACATCCCGTCGGAATTATGGCCGGAGTTCATGGGCTTGAGACGATAGGTATTTTAATTCTTCTCGACTTTTTAGAATATGTTCTGCATCCGAATTCTACTGGATATATTCCTGAATTAGAAAAAGGTAAATTAGGAATTGTTGTATTACCGATCGTCAACCCGGGTGGGGTCGTGCTTAAACAAAGATCCAATCCCGCAGGCGTTGATCTTATGAGGAATTCTGGAATTGCGGCGATAAAACCTTTCCTTTTTTTCGGCGGGCAAAAAATTTCCAAACGCTTACCTTACTTTCGCGGAAACGGATTGGAACCCGAATCCAAAGCGTTGTTTCGTCTCGTTTACGAATCTTTTTTTACGGTTAAGGACGCGATCATTCCCGTTTTGGATCTGCATTCGGGGTTCGGAACGGTTGACAACGTTTGGTGGCCTTACGCTTTTACAAAAGCCCCTTGTCCGGATACGTCCTCGTATCAAAAAATCGAAAAACATTTAAAACATCATTGCGGTCATATTCATTTTCAATACGGACCTCAAAGTGAAACCTATACGACGCACGGTGATCTTTGGGACAAGCTTTACGATCAATACAGAGACTATCACAAGAATTCGCGGAACTGGAATTCTAAGTTGCTTCCTCTAACCTTGGAAGTGGGAACCTGGTCCGATATCAAGGAGGATCCTTTCAAATTGTTTCGCAAACGGGGAATTTTCAATCCCGCTTCGTTTAACAAAATCGAAACCGTCGGAAGATATAGAGGTTTTTTGAGAGATTTTGTTCGTCTCGGTTTGACGAAACCGAAAGACTGGGAACGGGACTTCGTGTATCGTAAAAAAGCCGATTAA
- the gltX gene encoding glutamate--tRNA ligase, translating into MNQNREVRTRFAPSPSGFLHVGGARTALFNYLYAKSQGGKFILRIEDTDQNRSTEDSFKIILESLKWLGVHWDEGPEIGGEYGPYIQSQRLGIYKEYTEKLLKEKKAYRCFCTQEELEAKKKQAEAMGVPYVYDGLHANMSDEEVEEKLKQGIPHSIRFKTTSKTLIVDDIIQGKVKFETKLIGDFIIVKSDGFPSYNYAVVVDDALMKITHVIRGVGHLSNTPRQILLYEALGYEVPEFAHASEIVGMDGKKLSKRAGATSILAFRDLGYLPETFRNYMALLGWTSSDGREFLPEDELEKIFDVHRCSKSPSTFDVFKKPKGAEDEVVTNFSDLTQIAEAMNPKSKLNWLSNRTIRDLKISKVLENLLPFLKDRKDIPEEVKNINSPVLTSIIESIRVYLDNLTQAPDYIAEFFVTDLKIQSEEAAAFLKEGSGTQVIKEFYEILKDSNPKTDENYKDLMSKVGEVTGQKGKTLYMPIRVATTGKSAGLELPILFPLLGKEKLLRRIEKTAQEAGIPLST; encoded by the coding sequence ATGAATCAAAATAGAGAAGTTCGTACCCGGTTTGCGCCGTCTCCCAGCGGATTTTTACACGTAGGCGGAGCGAGGACCGCCCTTTTCAATTATTTATACGCAAAATCCCAAGGTGGTAAATTTATTTTAAGAATCGAAGACACGGATCAAAACAGATCCACCGAAGATTCTTTTAAAATCATATTAGAATCTTTGAAATGGTTGGGAGTCCATTGGGACGAGGGTCCGGAGATAGGAGGGGAATACGGTCCTTATATTCAGAGTCAACGTCTCGGCATCTACAAAGAATATACCGAAAAACTTCTGAAAGAAAAAAAAGCCTATCGTTGTTTTTGTACACAGGAAGAATTGGAGGCGAAAAAAAAACAAGCTGAAGCGATGGGAGTTCCTTACGTCTACGACGGATTGCACGCGAACATGTCCGACGAGGAAGTGGAGGAAAAACTCAAACAAGGAATTCCGCATTCGATTCGATTCAAAACCACTTCTAAAACTCTCATCGTCGACGACATCATTCAAGGAAAAGTAAAATTCGAAACCAAGTTGATCGGAGATTTTATCATCGTTAAATCGGACGGGTTTCCCTCTTACAACTACGCGGTTGTAGTTGACGACGCCCTCATGAAGATTACGCACGTGATTCGCGGAGTGGGTCATCTTTCCAACACTCCTAGACAGATCTTATTGTACGAAGCTTTGGGTTATGAGGTTCCCGAGTTCGCACATGCATCCGAAATCGTGGGAATGGACGGAAAGAAACTTTCCAAAAGGGCGGGCGCGACTTCGATTCTCGCGTTTAGAGATTTGGGATATCTTCCGGAAACGTTTCGAAATTACATGGCACTTCTCGGATGGACTTCCTCCGACGGGAGAGAATTTCTTCCTGAAGACGAACTCGAAAAAATTTTCGATGTGCATCGCTGCTCCAAATCTCCATCCACATTTGATGTATTCAAAAAACCGAAAGGCGCGGAAGACGAAGTCGTAACGAACTTTTCGGACTTAACTCAAATTGCGGAAGCAATGAACCCGAAATCGAAACTCAATTGGTTATCGAATCGAACTATCAGAGATTTGAAAATATCCAAAGTATTGGAAAATTTATTACCGTTCTTGAAAGATAGAAAAGATATTCCCGAGGAGGTGAAAAATATAAATAGCCCCGTGCTTACTTCTATAATCGAATCTATAAGAGTATATCTGGACAACCTCACTCAAGCTCCGGACTATATCGCGGAATTTTTCGTTACCGACTTAAAGATCCAATCGGAAGAGGCTGCTGCGTTTTTGAAAGAGGGGAGCGGCACCCAAGTAATCAAGGAGTTTTACGAAATACTGAAGGATTCCAATCCCAAGACCGATGAGAATTATAAGGATCTAATGTCCAAAGTCGGAGAAGTTACCGGGCAAAAAGGAAAAACTCTCTATATGCCGATCCGGGTGGCGACTACCGGAAAATCGGCTGGGTTGGAGCTACCGATTTTATTTCCTCTTTTAGGGAAAGAAAAGCTCCTTCGGAGAATTGAAAAAACCGCCCAAGAAGCGGGAATCCCGTTGTCGACTTGA
- a CDS encoding pyridoxal phosphate-dependent aminotransferase, giving the protein MKKSFPFSSRFSFQEGENEFVAILSEYKKNQILYSDLTVSNPTQVGLQYPAEAIRHSFGSTDLITYHPDPRGNLEARKKIQEYYYSKGVKVDPDDLFLTSSSSEAYSYLFKLFCDPGDWILIPAPGYPLFEFLSVMEGLQTVPYFTKKDNGWKLKESDLNPKDLSKCKLILVVSPNNPTGSVLNESDFYSLKGTLKNNNIPLIIDEVFSDYVYGEDLHKTLTDSDTPVITVNGLSKILGLPGMKLSWILLSGPEFWKQKAKEYLELISDTYLSVNTPVQSVLSDLLQWKNLIQSQIIKRIQRNLSFLKRTLENVNNSKTVRCDFPNAGWYCVLESEKFFPEEEFSLRLLKEKKVYVHPGEMFGFPNEKNPGRIVLSLLTETEPFETGLKEILQFS; this is encoded by the coding sequence GTGAAAAAATCTTTTCCTTTTAGTTCCCGATTTTCGTTTCAAGAAGGGGAAAACGAATTCGTCGCAATCTTATCCGAGTATAAGAAAAACCAAATTCTTTATTCCGATCTGACGGTTTCCAACCCCACTCAAGTTGGTCTTCAATATCCGGCGGAAGCGATTCGACATAGTTTTGGAAGCACTGACCTGATCACTTATCACCCCGATCCTCGAGGAAACTTAGAGGCTCGAAAAAAAATTCAAGAATATTACTACTCGAAAGGAGTGAAGGTCGATCCAGACGATTTGTTTTTAACTTCCTCTTCTTCGGAAGCATATTCGTATTTGTTTAAGTTATTTTGCGACCCGGGCGATTGGATTTTGATCCCCGCACCCGGTTATCCTTTGTTCGAATTTCTTTCCGTGATGGAAGGGTTGCAAACCGTCCCTTATTTCACAAAAAAAGATAATGGCTGGAAATTAAAGGAATCGGACCTGAACCCGAAAGATTTATCAAAATGCAAACTGATTTTAGTCGTTAGTCCCAACAATCCCACGGGTTCCGTGTTAAACGAATCCGATTTTTATTCCCTAAAAGGTACTTTAAAAAATAATAATATACCGCTAATCATAGACGAAGTTTTTTCGGACTATGTTTACGGAGAAGATCTCCATAAGACTTTAACGGATTCGGACACGCCGGTGATCACCGTAAACGGATTGTCTAAAATTCTGGGGCTTCCGGGAATGAAGTTATCTTGGATTTTACTCAGCGGACCGGAGTTTTGGAAACAAAAGGCGAAAGAATATTTAGAACTCATATCCGATACTTATCTTTCGGTGAACACTCCCGTTCAAAGCGTGCTTTCCGATCTATTACAATGGAAGAATTTAATTCAATCTCAAATTATCAAACGGATTCAAAGAAATCTTTCTTTTTTAAAACGAACTTTGGAAAATGTGAATAATTCTAAGACGGTTCGATGCGACTTCCCGAATGCAGGTTGGTATTGCGTTTTAGAAAGCGAAAAATTTTTCCCGGAAGAGGAATTCTCACTTCGTTTATTAAAGGAAAAAAAAGTATATGTTCACCCCGGAGAAATGTTCGGTTTTCCAAACGAAAAGAACCCGGGAAGAATCGTCCTGAGTCTTTTGACAGAAACGGAACCGTTCGAGACAGGCTTAAAAGAAATTCTACAATTCTCCTGA